A genomic segment from Glycine soja cultivar W05 chromosome 18, ASM419377v2, whole genome shotgun sequence encodes:
- the LOC114395365 gene encoding uncharacterized protein LOC114395365, whose amino-acid sequence MEACFLSHNSFTKTTDQLIPTIRNGSLPHPKRSSQHFHYRKARIPLPISCCHMSSPSPFDDDEKSTLSGDWRSFRAKLVAGEQLTRPVEEVSFSSVNDLDIVVDHPPLITIGDKWAHVIHEPEKGCILIATEKLDGVHIFERTVILLLSTGPLGPSGIILNRPSLMSIKETRSTALDVEGTFSNSPLFFGGPLEEGLFLLSPKEGGGGGDGVGKSGVFEEVMKGLYYGAKESVGCAAEMVKRNVIGLGDFRFFDGYCGWEKEQLRDEIRAGYWTVAACSPSVVGLGSVGSVGLWDEVLGLMSRRKVM is encoded by the exons ATGGAAGCATGTTTTCTCTCCCACAATTCCTTCACCAAAACCACTGATCAACTCATCCCCACAATCAGAAACGGGTCTCTACCACACCCCAAACGATCTTCTCAACATTTCCACTATAGAAAAGCTAGAATTCCACTTCCCATATCAT GCTGCCACATGTCATCACCATCACcatttgatgatgatgaaaaatctaccctaagtgGTGATTGGCGATCTTTCCGAGCAAAACTGGTGGCTGGAGAACAATTGACAAGGCCTGTTGAGGAGGTTTCTTTTTCTTCGGTGAACGATCTAGACATTGTTGTGGATCACCCTCCACTGATCACCATTGGTGACAAATGGGCCCACGTAATCCACGAGCCCGAAAAGGGGTGTATACTAATTGCCACCGAAAAGCTTGATGGGGTCCATATTTTCGAACGAACGGTGATCCTTCTGCTGTCAACTGGGCCCTTAGGCCCATCAGGGATCATCCTGAATCGTCCATCCTTGATGTCAATCAAGGAGACTAGATCAACGGCTCTGGACGTGGAGGGCACGTTTTCCAATAGTCCCTTGTTCTTTGGGGGGCCCTTGGAGGAAGGGCTTTTTTTGTTGAGCCCAAAagagggtggtggtggtggtgatggggTGGGGAAAAGTGGGGTGTTTGAGGAAGTGATGAAGGGCTTGTATTATGGGGCAAAGGAAAGTGTTGGTTGTGCTGCTGAGATGGTGAAGAGGAATGTGATTGGGCTTGGGGATTTTAGGTTCTTTGACGGGTATTGTGGGTGGGAGAAGGAGCAATTGAGAGATGAGATAAGGGCTGGGTATTGGACTGTGGCTGCTTGTAGCCCAAGTGTGGTTGGGCTGGGGAGTGTGGGAAGTGTTGGGCTTTGGGATGAGGTTCTTGGGCTTATGTCCAGAAGGAAGGTCATGTAA
- the LOC114395364 gene encoding isoliquiritigenin 2'-O-methyltransferase-like, with amino-acid sequence MSSCCLEKENHVVETATPQREDTDIILDAMVLGSNVVFPAALNAAIELKVFEIIGKESSEESGGFMSPHEIASKLLLPTQQHHSDLPNRLERLLLLLASYSLLTVSTRTDENGSAVRVYAVSPSGKYFVYDKNGGGYLASFTSFLCHPAMLGVWLNFKEAIIDPEIDLFKKVHGISKFEYFGKEPELNHVFNKAMNDVCTTHMKKILEVYTGYEGISTLVNVAGGTGQCLKLIISKYPSIKGINFDLPHVIENSPPIPGVEHIGGNMFEGVPQGDAIMLKAICHNWSDEKAIELLSNCHKALPPNGKVIVGDLIVPEDPEPTNDCKMISILDNIMFITPGGRERTEKQFESLGKRSGFSRFQVVCRAFSTMAVMEFYK; translated from the exons ATGAGTTCGTGTTGCTTAGAGAAAGAGAACCATGTGGTGGAAACTGCCACCCCACAAAGAGAAGACACTGATATTATCCTGGATGCCATGGTGCTCGGTTCCAATGTGGTCTTTCCTGCCGCTCTCAACGCTGCAATTGAGCTCAAAGTGTTTGAGATCATTGGGAAGGAAAGCTCAGAAGAGAGTGGTGGATTCATGTCACCCCATGAAATTGCTTCCAAGTTGTTATTACCAACACAACAACACCACTCTGACTTGCCAAATAGGCTTGAGCGTTTGTTGCTCTTGCTTGCTAGCTACTCTCTTCTCACTGTTTCCACTCGCACCGATGAGAATGGTAGCGCCGTGAGAGTTTATGCGGTCTCACCATCGGGTAAATATTTCGTCTATGATAAAAATGGTGGTGGCTATCTTGCTTCATTCACATCATTTCTGTGTCACCCTGCGATGTTAGGAGTATG GTTGAATTTTAAGGAAGCGATTATTGATCCTGAGATTGACCTATTCAAGAAGGTTCATGGAATTTCTAAGTTCGAGTACTTTGGGAAAGAACCAGAACTAAACCACGTATTTAACAAAGCAATGAATGATGTATGCACAACccatatgaaaaaaatacttgaagtaTACACAGGATATGAGGGTATATCAACTTTGGTTAATGTAGCAGGTGGAACTGGACAATGTCTCAAATTGATCATCTCCAAATACCCTTCAATTAAGGGAATTAATTTTGACCTCCCACATGTGATTGAAAATTCACCACCCATTCCAG GGGTTGAGCATATTGGGGGAAATATGTTTGAAGGTGTTCCACAAGGTGATGCCATAATGCTAAAG GCCATATGCCATAATTGGTCGGATGAAAAAGCCATAGAACTTTTAAGCAATTGTCACAAAGCTTTGCCACCAAACGGGAAGGTCATTGTTGGGGATCTCATAGTGCCAGAAGATCCAGAACCTACAAATGATTGCAAAATGATTTCAATTCTTGATAACATCATGTTTATTACACCTGGTGGAAGGGAAAGAACTGAGAAACAATTTGAAAGTTTGGGCAAGCGTTCTGGATTTTCTAGGTTTCAAGTTGTTTGTCGGGCTTTCTCTACTATGGCAGTGATGGAATTTTACAAATAA
- the LOC114397422 gene encoding uncharacterized protein LOC114397422, which produces LPCCRYKDNRHVSMGAEKWLDIELWDSTKECFKMLKSRGYRIATTHVGMDAVSILDLDWSSPTTIVVGNENRGISDEALELSDLHCSIPMAGMVESFNVSVAAGILMHHAVCDRISRMGYHGDMTVEECQILLAEFLLRHSKSSISIVEDYAMRKAVTLT; this is translated from the exons CTTCCTTGTTGCAGGTATAAAGATAATCGCCATGTGAGCATGGGTGCAGAGAAATGGTTGGACATTGAACTGTGGGACTCTACAAAGGAGTGCTTTAAAATGTTGAAATCACGCGGTTATCGAATTGCCACAACTCATGTGGGAATGGATGCG GTCTCTATTCTTGATTTAGATTGGTCCAGCCCAACTACAATCGTGGTTGGGAATGAAAATAg GGGTATTAGTGATGAGGCATTGGAGTTGTCAGATCTGCATTGCAGTATTCCTATGGCAGGAATGGTGGAGTCTTTCAATGTTTCAGTTGCTGCAGGAATCCTCATGCACCATGCTGTTTGTGATAGAATATCTCGTATG GGCTATCATGGTGATATGACAGTAGAAGAATGCCAGATTCTACTTGCAGAGTTTTTGTTGCGTCATAGCAAGAGTTCGATTAGTATTGTTGAAGATTATGCAATGCGTAAAGCAGTAACATTGACTTAA
- the LOC114395843 gene encoding cyclic nucleotide-gated ion channel 2-like — protein MHSTFSSLLRWISKKLRRRNSISNGDSGSDSFQNGAATVVDDNPFSSGVECYACTQVGVPVFHSTSCDSAFHQLQWEASAGSSLVPIQSRPNKVLGFRTVSGSSRGPFGRVLDPRSKRVQRWNRALLLARGVALAIDPLFFYSLSIGREGSPCLYMDGGLAAMVTVARTCVDAVHLLHVWLQFRLAYVSRESLVVGCGKLVWDAREIASHYLRSLKGFWFDAFVILPVPQVVFWLLVPKLLREEKIKIIMTIMLLIFLFQFLPKVYHSICMMRRMQKVTGYIFGTIWWGFGLNLIAYFIASHVAGGCWYVLAIQRVASCLRQQCERTNGCNLSVSCSEEICYQSLLPASAIGDSCGGNSTVVRKPLCLDVEGPFKYGIYQWALPVISSNSLAVKILYPIFWGLMTLSTFGNDLEPTSHWLEVIFSICIVLSGLLLFTLLIGNIQVFLHAVMAKKRKMQLRCRDMEWWMRRRQLPSRLRQRVRHFERQRWAAMGGEDEMEMIKDLPEGLRRDIKRHLCLDLIRKVPLFHNLDDLILDNICDRVKPLVFSKDEKIIREGDPVPRMVFIVRGRIKRNQSLSKGMVASSILEPGGFLGDELLSWCLRRPFIDRLPASSATFVCLESSEAFGLDANHLRYITDHFRYKFANERLKRTARYYSSNWRTWAAVNIQFAWRRYRQRTKGPVTPVRDTNGGTERRLLQYAAMFMSIRPHDHLE, from the exons ATGCACAGCACCTTCTCCTCTCTCCTTCG TTGGATTAGCAAAAAGTTGCGACGAAGGAATTCAATTAGCAATGGTGACAGTGGCAGCGACAGCTTCCAGAACGGTGCTGCCACAGTTGTGGATGACAATCCATTTAGCAGCGGGGTGGAGTGTTACGCCTGCACGCAAGTAGGTGTGCCGGTGTTTCACTCCACCAGCTGCGACAGTGCCTTCCACCAGTTGCAGTGGGAGGCTTCGGCTGGGTCGTCTCTGGTTCCCATCCAGAGCCGACCCAACAAGGTCCTCGGCTTTCGGACCGTGTCCGGATCAAGTCGGGGGCCGTTCGGGCGGGTTCTGGATCCGAGAAGCAAGCGCGTGCAGAGGTGGAACCGCGCGCTGCTCCTGGCGCGTGGGGTGGCGCTGGCGATAGACCCGCTGTTCTTCTACTCGCTGTCGATAGGAAGGGAGGGGTCGCCGTGCTTGTACATGGACGGAGGGCTGGCGGCGATGGTGACGGTGGCGCGCACGTGCGTGGACGCCGTGCACCTCTTGCACGTGTGGCTGCAGTTCAGGCTGGCGTACGTATCGCGGGAGTCGCTGGTGGTGGGGTGCGGGAAACTCGTGTGGGACGCGCGTGAGATCGCGTCGCATTACCTGCGATCGTTGAAGGGATTCTGGTTCGACGCATTCGTGATCCTCCCAGTCCCCCAG GTTGTGTTTTGGTTGTTAGTGCCAAAATTGCtaagagaagagaaaattaaaatcattatgACAATAATgctattgatttttttgttccaATTTCTCCCTAAGGTTTACCATAGCATCTGCATGATGAGAAGAATGCAAAAAGTCACAGGCTACATCTTCGGCACCATTTGGTGGGGTTTTGGTCTCAATCTCATAGCTTATTTTATTGCTTCTCAT GTTGCTGGAGGGTGCTGGTATGTCCTTGCAATTCAACGTGTTGCGTCGTGCCTCCGGCAGCAGTGTGAGAGaactaatggatgcaatctctCTGTGTCATGCTCAGAGGAGATATGCTACCAGTCTTTGTTACCAGCTAGCGCGATAGGAGATTCATGTGGTGGAAACTCAACAGTGGTAAGAAAGCCTCTGTGCTTAGATGTTGAAGGACCTTTCAAATATGGGATCTACCAATGGGCACTTCCTGTCATATCCAGCAACTCTTTGGCTGTAAAGATTCTTTATCCCATTTTTTGGGGTTTGATGACCCTCAG CACTTTCGGAAATGATCTTGAACCCACAAGCCACTGGCTAGAAGTGATTTTCAGTATATGCATAGTACTCAGTGGACTATTGCTTTTCACATTATTGATTGGTAACATTCAG GTATTCTTACATGCAGTCATggcaaagaagagaaagatgcaGCTGAGATGTCGTGACATGGAATGGTGGATGAGGAGGAGGCAGTTGCCATCGCGATTAAGACAGAGAGTTCGCCATTTTGAACGTCAGAGATGGGCAGCAATGGGAGGAGAAGATGAGATGGAAATGATCAAAGACTTGCCAGAGGGGCTGAGGAGGGACATCAAGCGCCATCTTTGCCTCGATCTCATTAGAAAG GTTCCTCTATTCCACAACTTGGATGATCTTATTCTTGACAACATCTGTGACAGGGTGAAACCCCTAGTCttctctaaagatgaaaag ATAATCAGAGAAGGTGATCCTGTACCAAGGATGGTGTTCATCGTCCGAGGGCGCATAAAACGCAACCAAAGCCTTAGCAAAGGCATGGTAGCCTCAAGCATCCTTGAGCCAGGAGGGTTTTTGGGTGACGAGCTGCTTTCATGGTGCCTTCGCAGGCCGTTTATCGATAGACTTCCGGCCTCCTCGGCTACATTTGTGTGTCTTGAATCATCAGAAGCCTTTGGCCTTGATGCCAATCACTTGAGGTACATCACTGATCACTTCCGGTACAAATTTGCGAACGAGAGGCTGAAGAGAACAGCAAGATATTATTCATCCAATTGGAGAACCTGGGCTGCTGTCAACATTCAATTTGCTTGGAGACGTTACAGGCAGAGGACTAAAGGTCCAGTGACCCCTGTAAGGGACACTAATGGAGGCACTGAACGCAGGCTCTTGCAATATGCTGCAATGTTCATGTCAATAAGGCCACATGACCACCTTGAATGA